One window of Lacerta agilis isolate rLacAgi1 chromosome 14, rLacAgi1.pri, whole genome shotgun sequence genomic DNA carries:
- the LOC117057787 gene encoding olfactory receptor 5A2-like produces the protein MGNQTNEYYFSLLGLSNNLQLQIFLFFLFLLIYLLTLLGNIIIMLLVKTSPHLQSPMYFFLSYLSFLDVCYSTVTVPKLLEIIIAKQKTISVGGCFTQAFFILFSATAEVFILSSMAYDRYCAICKPLHYVEIMNVAFCRKLVASAWIIGFVYALANTLPLLRLQFCGSNSINHFSCELPSILSLTCNEPFLNKMLFFISGSIVGLVSLFLTVLSYIHIISTILRINSSQGRRKAFSTCSSHLTVVSLFYGTGYFRYLRPSSASSVLLDVILSIEYSILTPLLNPIIYSLQNKEVKAVLRRILRLKP, from the coding sequence ATGGGAAACCAAACCAATGAATACTATTTTTCTCTTCTTGGCCTCTCCAACAACCTGCAGCTCCAgattttcttatttttccttttcttgttgaTTTATCTGCTAACTCTGTTGGGGAACATAATAATCATGCTGCTTGTAAAGACCAGTCCACATCTTCAGAGTCCTATGTACTTCTTCTTGAGTTACCTCTCTTTCCTTGATGTGTGTTATTCAACTGTCACTGTCCCAAAGTTGTTGGAGATCATCATTGCCAAGCAGAAGACCATCTCTGTTGGTGGATGCTTCACTCAGgcattctttattttgttttcggCTACTGCTGAAGTTTTTATCCTCTCATCAATGGCTTATGACAGATACTGTGCTATATGTAAACCACTGCATTATGTGGAAATCATGAATGTGGCATTCTGCCGAAAGCTAGTGGCCAGTGCGTGGATTATTGGTTTTGTTTATGCACTTGCAAACACATTGCCACTGTTAAGGCTACAGTTCTGTGGCTCAAATAGCATAAATCATTTCAGTTGTGAGCTCCCTTCCATCCTTTCTCTCACCTGCAATGAACCTTTCTTGAATAAAATGCTGTTCTTCATTTCTGGGAGCATAGTTGGGCTTGTATCCCTGTTCCTCACTGTGCTGTCTTACATTCATATCATCTCCACCATACTGAGGATAAATTCATCTCAAGGGAGGCGTAAAGCTTTCTCTACCTGCAGCTCCCACCTCACTGTAGTCAGTCTCTTCtatggaacaggttacttccgatATCTGAGGCCAAGCTCAGCTTCGTCAGTACTTTTGGATGTAATATTGTCCATAGAATACAGCATCCTTACCCCTTTGTTAAATCCCATCATCTACAGCCTGCAGAACAAGGAGGTGAAAGCAGTGCTTAGGAGGATATTGAGATTGAAACCTTGA
- the LOC117057783 gene encoding olfactory receptor 6-like, with the protein MVIYNKTTITHFIILGFPSLKNYQLLLFFVGLVIYILTLCGHLIIITIVRIDQHLQTPMYFFLSNFSFLEIWYTSNIVPKMLEVFLDKKKSITYAGCITQFYFFITLGTAECFILAIMAFDRYLAICNPLRYPTLMNDKVCLKLAVSSWIGAFIVNIPPLVALCRLPFCGPNEINHFFCDASPLLKLSCTSPQEAELSNFIVATSVIVSSFPLILISYILILITVLKIPSSTGRQKAFSTCGSHLTVVTIFYGTLMFIYVRPTSNFSIDSVNFNNIVSMFYTVVTPMLNPVIYCLRNKEVKDALWKAINGKRMLQPRSIISGKMN; encoded by the coding sequence ATGGTCATttacaataaaaccacaataacCCATTTCATCATTTTGGGCTTCCCAAGCCTGAAGAATTATCAGCTTCTCCTCTTCTTTGTGGGGTTGGTTATTTACATCCTGACCTTGTGTGGACATCTCATCATTATCACCATAGTACGTATTGACCAACATCTCCAAACACCCATGTACTTTTTCCTCAGCAacttctccttcctggagataTGGTACACCTCCAACATTGTTCCAAAGATGCTAGAAGTATTCCTAGATAAGAAAAAATCCATTACATATGCAGGCTGCATTACTCAATTCTACTTTTTTATTACTCTTGGTACAGCAGAATGTTTCATTCTGGCTATCATGGCATTTGATCGCTATTTAGCCATATGCAACCCTCTACGATATCCTACACTCATGAATGACAAAGTTTGCCTTAAGTTAGCTGTAAGCTCTTGGATTGGTGCCTTCATAGTTAACATCCCTCCATTAGTTGCGCTTTGTAGGCTGCCATTTTGTGGCCCAAATGAGATCAATCACTTCTTTTGTGATGCTTCACCGTTACTGAAACTTTCTTGCACAAGCCCACAGGAAGCAGAATTGTCCAATTTCATAGTGGCCACAAGTGTCATTGTTAGCTCCTTCCCCCTCATTCTGATATCGtacatcctcatcctcatcactGTTCTGAAAATCCCTTCATCGACAGGTCGCCAAAAAGCCTTCTCAACTTGTGGTTCCCATTTAACTGTAGTGACCATTTTCTATGGCACTCTGATGTTTATTTATGTCCGCCCAACATCAAACTTCTCAATTGATTCAGTGAATTTCAACAATATTGTGTCCATGTTCTACACTGTGGTCACTCCCATGCTTAACCCAGTCATATACTGCCTGAGAAACAAGGAGGTCAAAGATGCTCTCTGGAAAGCAATCAATGGGAAGCGTATGCTCCaaccaagaagcattatcagtGGGAAAATGAATTAG
- the LOC117059224 gene encoding olfactory receptor 5V1-like, with protein sequence MENQTERSEFIFLGLSSDPKLNIFFFFLVFSTIYLITLSGNVTIILVIKKEPSLYTPMYYFLSHLSFVDICYSTDIVPKMLMNLLMKQKTISFTGCLTQMFFSLLLSVTEVFILSAMAYDRYTAVCHPLHYVAIMNKTLCAYLVMGAWIMGFLFAIINTVPTFSLQFCGLHKISHFSCELPPLLKISCSDTFLNNMILLSSVVIFGLGSFLPTFVSYFHIISTILNIHSPEGRSKAFSTCSSHFIVVGLLYMTGMSQYMKPSSMSSMTIDELFSIQYSILTPMLNPIIYSLKNKEVKRALGRIFGKK encoded by the coding sequence atggaaaaccaaACTGAAAGATCAGAATTTATTTTCTTGGGACTTTCCAGTGATCCCAAACtgaatatcttcttcttcttcttggtgtttTCAACCATTTACCTAATAACACTGTCAGGAAATGTCACAATCATTCTTGTGATAAAGAAGGAACCTTCCCTTTACACACCCATGTATTATTTTCTGTCTCACTTGTCCTTCGTTGATATCTGTTATTCAACTGACATTGTCCCTAAGATGTTAATGAACTTGCTAATGAAGCAAAAGACAATTTCCTTCACTGGTTGTCTTACACAAATGTTTTTCAGCCTCCTGTTGAGTGTTACAGAGGTTTTTATTCTTTCAGCAATGGCTTATGATAGATACACTGCTGTGTGTCACCCACTTCACTATGTAGCAATCATGAACAAAACATTATGTGCTTACCTGGTGATGGGGGCATGGATAATGGGCTTCCTTTTTGCAATAATAAACACAGTGCCTACATTCAGTTTACAGTTCTGTGGCCTTCACAAAATCAGCCACTTCAGCTGTGAGCTGCCACCTCTTTTGAAAATATCCTGTTCAGATACCTTCCTCAATAATATGATTCTTCTATCTTCTGTTGTGATTTTTGGGCTTGGTTCCTTCCTACCAACCTTTGTCTCGTATTTCCACATCATCTCCACCATCCTGAATATCCACTCCCCAGAGGGAAGGAGCAAAGCCTTCTCTACCTGCAGTTCCCACTTCATTGTGGTTGGCTTATTGTATATGACAGGGATGTCCCAGTACATGAAACCCAGCAGCATGTCTTCCATGACAATCGACGAGCTGTTCTCTATTCAGTATAGCATTTTGACTCCCATGTTGAACCCAATTATCTATAGCCTGAAAAATAAGGAAGTGAAGAGAGCTCTTGGGAGAATATTTGGAAAAAAGTAA
- the LOC117057785 gene encoding olfactory receptor 6N1-like — MEKENRTVVTEFVFLHFTSIPKLEMVLFVLFLIIYILSLMGNLLIILIVVVDSRLQTPMYFFICNLSMVEVWYTTVTVPKMLENLLAQKRTISIPGCITQYYFFFAFAATELFILTAMAYDRYLAICNPLRYSTIMNPKTCRNVAVMCWVVGFICPTFPSFMLAKISFCSPNKINHFFCDAGQIFRLSCSDTYSIQVIGYGFSTVIVMATLLFTLGSYVQIVITILKMSSAAARRKTFSTCVSHLSVVTIYFATLIFMYVRPAVKYKSNANKIVAVFYSVITPLLNPMIYTLRNKDVKEALKKTFLINKV, encoded by the coding sequence ATGGAGAAAGAAAATCGAACTGTGGTTACAGAATTTGTCTTTCTTCATTTCACTAGCATCCCCAAGCTTGAGATGGTGTTGTTTGTGCTCTTCTTAATCATCTACATCCTATCTCTTATGGGGAACTTGCTGATTATACTCATTGTGGTCGTGGACTCACGCCTACAgacccccatgtatttcttcatCTGCAATCTCTCAATGGTCGAAGTCTGGTACACCACTGTCACAGTGCCAAAGATGTTGGAGAATTTACTGGCTCAGAAGAGGACAATTTCCATTCCAGGATGTATCACTCAATATTATTTCTTCTTTGCCTTTGCTGCAACTGAGCTGTTTATTCTGACAGCCATGGCTTACGACAGGTACCTTGCAATCTGCAACCCTCTACGATACTCCACCATCATGAACCCTAAGACATGCAGAAATGTGGCTGTGATGTGCTGGGTTGTGGGATTCATATGCCCTACATTCCCTTCCTTCATGTTAGCTAAAATTTCCTTCTGCAGCCCCAACAAAATCAACCACTTCTTCTGTGACGCTGGGCAGATATTTCGCCTTTCATGTAGTGACACTTACTCTATTCAGGTCATTGGCTACGGCTTCAGCACTGTTATTGTAATGGCCACTCTTTTGTTCACTCTAGGTTCTTATGTGCAAATCGTAATCACTATACTGAAAATGTCTTCTGCTGCTGCCCGGAGGAAGACATTTTCCACCTGTGTCTCCCACCTCTCTGTAGTCACCATCTATTTTGCGACACTCATTTTCATGTATGTCCGCCCAGCAGTAAAATACAAATCTAATGCCAACAAAATAGTAGCTGTTTTCTACTCTGTAATCACACCCTTGCTGAATCCAATGATATATACCCTGAGGAACAAGGATGTGAAAGAAGCTTTGAAGAAAACTTTCCTCATAAATAAAGTCTAA
- the LOC117057784 gene encoding olfactory receptor 6N1-like: MFIGNQTAVTHFIILGFPSLKNLQLLLFFVGLVVYILTLCGHLIIITIVRIDQHLQTPMYFFLSNFSFLEIWYTSNIVPKMLEVFLDKNKSITYAGCITQLYFLITLGTAECFILAIMAFDRYLAICNPLRYPTLMNDKVCLKLAVSSWIGAFIINIPPLVALCRLPFCGPNEINHFFCDAPPLLKLSCRSPHEAELSNFIVATSVIVSSFLLILISYILILITVLKIPSSTGRQKAFSTCGSHLVVVTIFYGTLMFMYVRPTSNFSIDSVNFNKIVSMFYTVVTPMLNPIIYCLRNKEVKDALEEQFQKMGEKLDQNVMATESLSKQVEDLAQKNTELNAMVQELKGKTQSVEETTKKLGREGKEIRKEVNKTKKEVVNLRSEHETILDSIAMLQMHRKEKTLRLRGIVEEVGEMLEGKIIPALANWLEMQESEISSNIESLYRTNSKTAKANKWPSDCLITLRTMELRNKILQTSNKKKLVIQGKEIVIYKIIPYRLLKKREVYKPLVEALQKKNIKHKWEFPEGISFSYKGMRKKCLSGEEMERFRRTYKGDFGDRKQQEIEIGELVEEEESN, encoded by the exons ATGTTCATTGGAAATCAAACTGCAGTAACCCATTTTATCATCTTGGGCTTCCCAAGCCTGAAGAATCTTcagcttcttctcttctttgtggGGTTGGTTGTCTACATCCTGACCTTGTGTGGACATCTCATCATTATCACCATAGTACGTATTGACCAACATCTCCAAACACCCATGTACTTTTTCCTCAGCAacttctccttcctggagataTGGTACACCTCCAACATTGTTCCAAAGATGCTAGAAGTATTCCTAGATAAGAACAAATCCATTACATATGCAGGCTGCATTACTCAACTCTACTTTCTTATTACACTTGGTACCGCAGAATGTTTCATTCTGGCTATCATGGCATTTGATCGCTATTTAGCCATATGCAATCCTCTACGATATCCTACACTCATGAATGACAAAGTCTGCCTTAAGTTAGCTGTAAGCTCTTGGATTGGTGCCTTCATAATTAACATCCCTCCATTAGTTGCGCTTTGTAGGCTGCCATTTTGTGGCCCAAATGAGATCAATCACTTCTTTTGTGATGCACCACCTTTATTGAAACTCTCTTGCAGAAGCCCACATGAAGCTGAACTGTCCAATTTCATAGTGGCCACAAGCGTCATTGTTAGCTCCTTCCTCCTCATTCTGATATCAtacatcctcatcctcatcaccGTTCTGAAAATCCCTTCATCGACAGGTCGCCAAAAAGCCTTCTCAACTTGTGGTTCCCATTTAGTTGTAGTGACCATTTTCTATGGCACTCTGATGTTCATGTATGTCCGCCCAACATCAAATTTCTCTATTGATTCAGTGAATTTCAACAAAATTGTTTCCATGTTCTATACTGTGGTTACTCCCATGCTAAACCCAATTATATACTGCCTGAGAAACAAAGAGGTCAAAGATGCTCT tgaagaacaatttcaaaaaatgggggaaaaattAGATCAAAACGTTATGGCCACTGAATCTCTATCAAAACAGGTAGAGGACTtggcacagaaaaatacagaactgAATGCAATGGTACAAGAGCTAAAAGGGAAAACGCAAAGTGTGGAAGAAACCACAAAGAAATTGGGTAGAGAGGGAAAGGAGATAAGAAAAGAGGTCAATAAGACTAAAAAGGAGGTAGTGAATTTAAGATCAGAACATGAAACCATCTTAGATTCTATTGCTATGCTTCAGATGCATAGAAAAGAGAAAACATTGCGCCTAAGAGGAATTGTAGAAGAAGTGGGTGAGATGCTGGAGGGAAAAATAATCCCAGCATTGGCAAATTGGCTGGAGATGCAAGAATCAGAAATTTCCTCCAACATCGAATCCTTATATAGAACTAATTCAAAAACAGCAAAAGCTAATAAATGGCCATCGGACTGTCTTATTACTCTTAGAACAATggaattaagaaacaaaatcttGCAAACTAGCAATAAGAAAAAGTTGGTGATCCAGGGAAAAGAAATAGTGATATACAAAATTATTCCTTACAGATTGTTAAAAAAACGAGAAGTGTATAAACCTCTGGTAGAAGCTCTacagaaaaaaaacataaaacataaatggGAGTTCCCAGAGGGGATATCCTTCTCTTATAAGGGGATGAGGAAAAAATGTCTATCAGGTGAAGAAATGGAAAGATTCAGGAGAACATATAAGGGAGACTTCGGTGATAGGAAACAACAGGAAATAGAAATAGGAGAattagtggaagaagaagaatccaACTAA
- the LOC117058878 gene encoding olfactory receptor 8S1-like produces the protein MENQTAITEFILSGLSRDPHLQVFLFLVFLTIFLVTLLGNSAIMLVIRTECSLQTPMFFFLSHLAFVDICYSSVTVPKMLENIIAKQKTISWEGCIAQIFFFFQVACAEVFILSAMAYDRYIAICDPLHYTTIMKKEICRQLVGGSWAMGTFYAVLNVPPLVNLHFCGNNIIDHYSCELPSVLALACTQTLINYIVLLITVLVFGLGSFLLTLISYVYIISTIVKIRSAESRRKAFSTCSSHLIVVGLFYIAAFFRYMKPSSESLTYLDKLVSVQYSILTPMLNPLIYSLKNKDIKDALLKKFGKCKFLQ, from the coding sequence ATGGAAAACCAAACTGCAATTACAGAGTTTATACTCTCAGGACTCTCCAGAGATCCACATCTTCAGGTGTTTCTCTTCTTGGTGTTCCTAACCATTTTTTTGGTAACATTGTTAGGAAATTCTGCAATCATGCTGGTGATCAGAACTGAGTGTAGCCTTCAAACACCCATGTTCTTCTTTCTTAGTCATTTAGCTTTTGTTGACATCTGCTATTCATCCGTCACTGTTCCCAAGATGTTGGAAAACATCATAGCAAAGCAGAAAACGATTTCCTGGGAAGGATGCATTGCAcagatcttcttctttttccaggttGCTTGTGCTGAAGTATTCATCCTCTCAGCAATGGCTTATGACCGATACATTGCTATATGTGATCCACTGCATTATACCACAATCATGAAAAAAGAAATCTGCAGACAACTAGTGGGTGGCTCTTGGGCTATGGGTACCTTCTATGCTGTGTTGAATGTTCCACCTTTGGTGAATTTGCATTTTTGCGGTAACAATATTATTGACCATTACAGCTGTGAGCTTCCTTCAGTCTTGGCCTTGGCTTGTACCCAGACCCTCATAAATTACATTGTTCTTCTTATCACTGTGTTGGTGTTTGGTCTTGGCTCCTTTCTCCTTACCCTCATCTCTTATGTTTACATTATTTCAACCATCGTGAAGATTCGCTCAGCAGAAAGCAGGCGTAAAGCCTTCTCCACTTGCAGCTCTCACCTCATTGTGGTGGGATTGTTTTACATTGCAGCTTTTTTCCGGTACATGAAGCCAAGTTCAGAATCACTCACCTACCTGGACAAATTAGTGTCGGTGCAGTACAGCATCTTAACTCCTATGTTAAACCCTCTCATTTACAGCTTGAAGAACAAGGATATCAAAGATgctctgctgaagaagtttgGAAAGTGTAAGTTTCTTCAATAA